The following DNA comes from Halalkaliarchaeum sp. AArc-CO.
GTCGGGCCGTCGAAGCCGTCGGTGTCGGCGGCGGCCACGACGATCGAGTTCGCGTCTCCACCTGCCAGTTCGCCGGCGGCCGCGAGTGCGAACTCCTGGTTCGGTCCACCCCGCCCGCCACCTCGGATCGTGACGGTGGTTTCCCCGCCGGAGACGACGACCGCCGGCGGGGAAACAGGCTCCCCCGTCGCGGCGATTTCCTCGCCGATCGCGACGAACGTCTTCGCCGCCTCCCGTGATTCACCGCGAACTCGCGAGGAGAGCACCATCGCATCGTACCCCCCGTCTTCGGCCCGGTTCCGGGCAGCGTCGACGGCAGTGTATCCGTCGGCCAACACGTGCGTCGTTACGCGGTCGAACACACGATCTCCGGGCTTTGGGGTTTCGGCGAGCTCGCCGGCTTCGCCGCGGTCCAGCCGTCGGCGGACCGATTCGGGGACCTCGAGGTCGTACCGATTCAGTACGTCGGCCGCATCGGCGTACGTCGTCGGATCGGGAACGAACGGTCCGGAGGCGATAACGTCGAGATCGTTGCCGACGACGTCCGAGACCACCAGCCCGACGACACGGGCCGGCGTGGCTGCCTCCGCGAGTCGGCCGCCCTTCAGGGCCGAGAGATGTTTCCGAACGGCGTTGATCTCGTGGATGGTCGCCCCCGCCGCGAGCAACGCGTCCGTCGTCTCCTGGAGATCAGACAGTGAGATCCCCTCGGCCGGTGCCGGCAACAGCGCGCTCCCGCCGCCGGTTATCAACCCCACAACGAGGGTGTTCTCGTCGGCCGCCGTCACCAGATCGAGCAGTTCCCGGGCACCGGCGACGCCGGCTTCGTCGGGCACCGGATGCGAACCGTACCGGACCTCGACGCGGTCGAGATCGGTTTCCTCTCGTTGTTCGCTGCCGGAGGGACGCTCCGTGCTATCTGCGTCACCTCTCTTGTCCCGATCGGTCACGACCACGCCGCCGGTGAGTCGTGGCCCGAGGATCTCTTCGAGTTGTGCTGCGACAGCGACCGAGGCTTTCCCTCCGCCGACGACGACGATCTCGTCGTAACCGGCGAGATCAATCGTCTCGACCGCATCGTCGACTGCCGACGGCCCGACCTGCAGTCGCGATCCTGTCAGGGAGACGCACGACTTCGTGACCGAACCAGGGTGGGCAGCCTGGATTCCCGCCTCGAGACAGTCGAGTGCGGTCGCGTGTGCCGGAGAGCGTTCCCGGCTCTCCCGATCTTCGAACATGCCGAACCGCACGTGCTCGGGTCTGATAAAAGCGCCACACTTTCACTCGACGCCGGCGATCGCATCCAGGTTGCAAAGTTCCGCCAGGTCGGCTCCGGTGTAGCCGTACTCTTTGAGAATCTCGTCTGTGTGTTCGCCCAAACGGGGAGGATACCGACGGAGTGACGCCGGTGTGCGGGAGAAATGCATCGGCGACCCCGGCATCGATACCTCCCCTGCAGTCGGATGTTCGGCTGTCCAGCACATCCCGCGGGCTTCGATCTGTGGATCCGCGAATACCTCGCTCATGTCCCGGACGTCGCTTGCCGGAACTCCGCGTTCCTTCAGCCGGTCGAGCAGTTCCTCGGTTCGGAAGGACCGGATCTCGGTTTCCAGCATCGGTTCGAGTTCCTCGCGGTTGCGGACGCGCTTTTCGTTTGCGTCGAACCGATCGATGTCGGCCAGATCCGGTCGATCGATCGCCTCACAGAACGGACGCCAGAACCCATTCGACGCGCAGGCGACCACCACGTACCCGTCCACCGTTTCGAACGCCCGATACGGCACGATGTTCGGGTGTCGACTCCCCATTCGCCCCGGCGGATCGCCGGTCGCAAAGTAGTTCAGCGCCTGGTAGCTCATCCACGCGACCTGGCCGTCGAGCAGACTCACGTCGATCTTCTGGCCGGTTCCGTCACCGAGTTCGCGCTCGAGCAGCGCCGCCAGGATCGCCTGCGTCGCGTACATCCCGGCCCCGATGTCGGCGAGCGCGACGCCGACACGCACCGGTGGACCGTCCTCGATCCCGGTGACGCTCATCAACCCTCCACGCGCCTGCATCACGATGTCGTATGCCGGTTCGTCGT
Coding sequences within:
- a CDS encoding CoA transferase, which produces MGGECKQPTESDGPLSGITVLDASRVLVGPFCTMQLGDLGADVLKVERPGTGDQTRDWRPPAFDDESAYYLSVNRNKRSIALNLATRAGREVFRDLAREADVLVENFRVGKMAEWDLEYSSLREENPGLVYCSLSGYGEWGPDHDEPAYDIVMQARGGLMSVTGIEDGPPVRVGVALADIGAGMYATQAILAALLERELGDGTGQKIDVSLLDGQVAWMSYQALNYFATGDPPGRMGSRHPNIVPYRAFETVDGYVVVACASNGFWRPFCEAIDRPDLADIDRFDANEKRVRNREELEPMLETEIRSFRTEELLDRLKERGVPASDVRDMSEVFADPQIEARGMCWTAEHPTAGEVSMPGSPMHFSRTPASLRRYPPRLGEHTDEILKEYGYTGADLAELCNLDAIAGVE
- a CDS encoding DUF4147 domain-containing protein, translating into MFEDRESRERSPAHATALDCLEAGIQAAHPGSVTKSCVSLTGSRLQVGPSAVDDAVETIDLAGYDEIVVVGGGKASVAVAAQLEEILGPRLTGGVVVTDRDKRGDADSTERPSGSEQREETDLDRVEVRYGSHPVPDEAGVAGARELLDLVTAADENTLVVGLITGGGSALLPAPAEGISLSDLQETTDALLAAGATIHEINAVRKHLSALKGGRLAEAATPARVVGLVVSDVVGNDLDVIASGPFVPDPTTYADAADVLNRYDLEVPESVRRRLDRGEAGELAETPKPGDRVFDRVTTHVLADGYTAVDAARNRAEDGGYDAMVLSSRVRGESREAAKTFVAIGEEIAATGEPVSPPAVVVSGGETTVTIRGGGRGGPNQEFALAAAGELAGGDANSIVVAAADTDGFDGPTDAAGGIVDGNAVPRTEAADALADNDAYTALNDRELLLKSGKTGTNVNDLRVLVVEE